A part of Carassius auratus strain Wakin unplaced genomic scaffold, ASM336829v1 scaf_tig00215628, whole genome shotgun sequence genomic DNA contains:
- the LOC113095117 gene encoding catenin delta-1-like isoform X3, whose product MEQCENAASLLASVREQEMQFERLTRALEEERRSVGPSGTLPRPLPTLQNGRVTGDAELERLKLSDGYINGTQYRMLDPGHIVESVTVEEDPRESMPIISVETSDDGTTRRTETTVKKVTKTTTTRTVIPSVSDTLSLDGTGSVTGMPSCNTPMDRVYRPPVGPMDYPTATVPRNYHYGPPGYEDLRSYPHSEAYTSLSRGTRMDDRYRPVDAYRTLDSAYRTHSRPQLDPYTAQPQVGRMGSAMEISGIQRFVPEPYGLEDDQRSLGYDESDYGMGPAMHYSTMPRLAHAHHAPPPRRTGSYEGTLDGDMSGAGDMYYWGGGAPLAQGERGSMASLDSTLRKGPAPTAWRQPELPEVIAMLNYRLDPVKSNAAAYLQHLTFKNDKVKSEVRRLKGIPALVSMLDNPKKEVHYAACGALKNISYGRDPDNKIAIKNCDGIPALVRLLRKTRDQDLTDTITGTLWNLSSHDSVKMEIVDHALHALSDEVMVPHSGWERGNEGGEESCKPRHLEWETALTNTTGCLRNVSSERSEARRKLRECTGLVDSLMYIVQSQINCKDVDNKLIENSVCLLRNLSYQVHREIPGCERYQETAPVNQGPAPAQKGGCFSSRKGKDEWFSKGKKEDDGTSDTIDIPKRSTPAKGYELLFQPEVVRVYTSLLKESKNPSVLEAAAGAVQNLCAGRWTYGRYIRAVVRQEHGLPMMTELLSHGNDRVVRAMSGALRNLAIDARNRDLLGKHAVPNLVANLPGGGQSQPARALSEETVVSVLSTMAEVVGSSVDAAKTLRSSQGIERLVLINKDGNRSDREVRGAGQVLQIVWGFKDLRRTLEKDGWKKTDFMVNLNPPNNTRSNGGYEDSTLPLIDRGGKQDRDMIPLNDMGPDAYSTIDQRGRRNTLDDTLDRSDREAPQKN is encoded by the exons aacGGCCGTGTCACTGGTGATGCAGAGTTAGAACGGCTCAAATTAAGCGACGGATACATAAACGGGACTCAG TACAGGATGTTGGACCCTGGTCATATTGTTGAGTCGGTCACAGTGGAGGAGGACCCCCGTGAGTCGATGCCAATTATTTCAGTTGAAACCAGTGATGATGGCACCACACGTCGCACTGAGACTACA GTAAAGAAGGTCACAAAGACGACTACCACACGAACAGTCATTCCCTCAGTCTCCGACACACTTTCTCTTGATGGCACTGGTTCAGTCACTGGGATGCCAAGTTGTAATACCCCAATGGACCGTGTGTACAGGCCACCGGTTGGCCCCATGGACTACCCCACCGCTACTGTCCCCCGTAACTACCACTATGGACCACCAGGCTATGAGGATTTGCGCAGCTACCCTCATTCTGAAGCCTACACCAGTCTCAGCCGAGGAACACGAATGGATGACCGCTACAG GCCCGTGGATGCCTATCGCACGCTGGACTCTGCGTATCGCACCCACAGCCGGCCGCAGTTGGACCCGTACACAGCCCAGCCCCAGGTAGGACGAATGGGCAGTGCTATGGAGATCTCTGGCATTCAGCGATTTGTACCAGAGCCATACGGCCTGGAGGATGATCAGAGGAGCCTGGGATACGACGAATCTGATTATGGCATGGGACCAGCCATGCATTACAGCACAATGCCCCGGTTGGCACATGCACATCACGCACCACCTCCACGCCGGACAgg GTCATATGAGGGCACATTGGATGGTGATATGAGTGGAGCTGGTGATATGTATTATTGGGGAGGAGGAGCTCCGCTGGCTCAGGGAGAGAGAGGCAGCATGGCATCATTGGACAGCACTCTGCGTAAAGGCCCCGCCCCCACAGCTTGGAGGCAGCCGGAGCTTCCTGAAGTCATCGCTATGCTCAACTACCGCCTGGACCCTGTCAAAAGCAACGCTGCAGCGTACTTACAACATCTCACTTTTAAGAACGATAAG GTGAAGTCAGAAGTAAGACGACTGAAGGGGATCCCTGCCCTCGTGTCCATGCTGGATAACCCAAAGAAGGAGGTGCATTACGCAGCATGCGGAGCACTCAAGAACATCTCATACGGACGAGATCCAGATAACAAGATAGCCATCAAGAACTGTGATGGAATTCCCGCGCTGGTTCGGCTACTGAGGAAGACGAGAGATCAGGACCTTACCGACACCATAACGG GCACGCTGTGGAACCTGTCGTCTCACGACTCTGTAAAGATGGAGATCGTTGACCATGCGCTGCATGCCCTGTCCGACGAGGTGATGGTTCCTCACTCGGGCTGGGAGAGGGGGAACGAGGGGGGAGAGGAGAGCTGCAAACCCAGACACTTGGAGTGGGAGACGGCACTCACCAACACCACCGGCTGCTTAAG GAATGTGAGCTCGGAGCGAAGCGAGGCCAGGAGGAAGCTGAGGGAGTGCACTGGACTGGTCGACTCGCTCATGTACATCGTCCAGTCACAGATCAACTGTAAAGATGTGGACAACAAG CTGATTGAGAACAGTGTGTGTCTCCTGAGGAATCTGTCCTATCAGGTGCATCGGGAGATACCAGGCTGCGAGCGCTATCAGGAGACGGCTCCTGTCAATCAAGGCCCCGCCCCTGCCCAAAAGGGCGGCTGCTTCAGCTCCCGAAAGGGCAAAG ACGAGTGGTTTTCCAAAG GAAAAAAAGAGGATGATGGAACATCAGATACTATTGACATTCCAAAGAGAAGCACACCAGCCAAAG gttatGAGCTGCTGTTCCAGCCAGAGGTGGTGCGTGTGTACACTTCTCTCCTGAAAGAGAGCAAGAACCCCTCGGTTCTGGAAGCGGCGGCGGGGGCCGTGCAGAACCTGTGTGCGGGCCGCTGGACT TATGGGCGGTACATCAGAGCAGTGGTTAGACAGGAGCATGGCCTGCCGATGATGACCGAGCTGTTGTCTCATGGGAACGACCGTGTGGTCCGAGCCATGTCCGGAGCCTTGAGAAACCTGGCCATTGATGCTCGCAACCGTGATCTGCTAG GGAAGCATGCTGTGCCTAACTTGGTGGCCAATCTGCCAGGCGGTGGTCAGAGTCAGCCTGCGCGCGCGCTCTCGGAGGAGACGGTGGTGTCTGTTCTCAGCACTATGGCGGAGGTGGTCGGCTCCAGCGTGGATGCGGCCAAAACCCTGCGCAGCTCCCAGGGCATCGAGAGACTGGTGCTCATCAACAAAGACGG CAACCGTTCAGATCGGGAGGTGCGTGGCGCTGGGCAGGTGCTGCAGATCGTGTGGGGCTTCAAAGATCTCCGCCGCACGCTGGAGAAAGATGGCTGGAAGAAAACAGACTTCATGGTGAACCTTAACCCTCCTAACAACACCCGCAGCAACGGAGGATACGAGGACAGCACCCTGCCGCTAATAGACCGGG GGGGCAAACAGGACCGAGACATGATTCCTCTTAATGACATGGGACCAG ACGCTTACTCTACAATAGACCAGAGAGGACGGAGAAACACTTTAGATGACACTCTGGATCGCTCCGACAGAGAGGCACCTCAG AAAAACTGA
- the LOC113095117 gene encoding catenin delta-1-like isoform X4, translating into MLDPGHIVESVTVEEDPRESMPIISVETSDDGTTRRTETTVKKVTKTTTTRTVIPSVSDTLSLDGTGSVTGMPSCNTPMDRVYRPPVGPMDYPTATVPRNYHYGPPGYEDLRSYPHSEAYTSLSRGTRMDDRYRPVDAYRTLDSAYRTHSRPQLDPYTAQPQVGRMGSAMEISGIQRFVPEPYGLEDDQRSLGYDESDYGMGPAMHYSTMPRLAHAHHAPPPRRTGSYEGTLDGDMSGAGDMYYWGGGAPLAQGERGSMASLDSTLRKGPAPTAWRQPELPEVIAMLNYRLDPVKSNAAAYLQHLTFKNDKVKSEVRRLKGIPALVSMLDNPKKEVHYAACGALKNISYGRDPDNKIAIKNCDGIPALVRLLRKTRDQDLTDTITGTLWNLSSHDSVKMEIVDHALHALSDEVMVPHSGWERGNEGGEESCKPRHLEWETALTNTTGCLRNVSSERSEARRKLRECTGLVDSLMYIVQSQINCKDVDNKLIENSVCLLRNLSYQVHREIPGCERYQETAPVNQGPAPAQKGGCFSSRKGKDEWFSKGKKEDDGTSDTIDIPKRSTPAKGYELLFQPEVVRVYTSLLKESKNPSVLEAAAGAVQNLCAGRWTYGRYIRAVVRQEHGLPMMTELLSHGNDRVVRAMSGALRNLAIDARNRDLLGKHAVPNLVANLPGGGQSQPARALSEETVVSVLSTMAEVVGSSVDAAKTLRSSQGIERLVLINKDGNRSDREVRGAGQVLQIVWGFKDLRRTLEKDGWKKTDFMVNLNPPNNTRSNGGYEDSTLPLIDRGGKQDRDMIPLNDMGPDAYSTIDQRGRRNTLDDTLDRSDREAPQGGMYGERRGSLPLLDSYDG; encoded by the exons ATGTTGGACCCTGGTCATATTGTTGAGTCGGTCACAGTGGAGGAGGACCCCCGTGAGTCGATGCCAATTATTTCAGTTGAAACCAGTGATGATGGCACCACACGTCGCACTGAGACTACA GTAAAGAAGGTCACAAAGACGACTACCACACGAACAGTCATTCCCTCAGTCTCCGACACACTTTCTCTTGATGGCACTGGTTCAGTCACTGGGATGCCAAGTTGTAATACCCCAATGGACCGTGTGTACAGGCCACCGGTTGGCCCCATGGACTACCCCACCGCTACTGTCCCCCGTAACTACCACTATGGACCACCAGGCTATGAGGATTTGCGCAGCTACCCTCATTCTGAAGCCTACACCAGTCTCAGCCGAGGAACACGAATGGATGACCGCTACAG GCCCGTGGATGCCTATCGCACGCTGGACTCTGCGTATCGCACCCACAGCCGGCCGCAGTTGGACCCGTACACAGCCCAGCCCCAGGTAGGACGAATGGGCAGTGCTATGGAGATCTCTGGCATTCAGCGATTTGTACCAGAGCCATACGGCCTGGAGGATGATCAGAGGAGCCTGGGATACGACGAATCTGATTATGGCATGGGACCAGCCATGCATTACAGCACAATGCCCCGGTTGGCACATGCACATCACGCACCACCTCCACGCCGGACAgg GTCATATGAGGGCACATTGGATGGTGATATGAGTGGAGCTGGTGATATGTATTATTGGGGAGGAGGAGCTCCGCTGGCTCAGGGAGAGAGAGGCAGCATGGCATCATTGGACAGCACTCTGCGTAAAGGCCCCGCCCCCACAGCTTGGAGGCAGCCGGAGCTTCCTGAAGTCATCGCTATGCTCAACTACCGCCTGGACCCTGTCAAAAGCAACGCTGCAGCGTACTTACAACATCTCACTTTTAAGAACGATAAG GTGAAGTCAGAAGTAAGACGACTGAAGGGGATCCCTGCCCTCGTGTCCATGCTGGATAACCCAAAGAAGGAGGTGCATTACGCAGCATGCGGAGCACTCAAGAACATCTCATACGGACGAGATCCAGATAACAAGATAGCCATCAAGAACTGTGATGGAATTCCCGCGCTGGTTCGGCTACTGAGGAAGACGAGAGATCAGGACCTTACCGACACCATAACGG GCACGCTGTGGAACCTGTCGTCTCACGACTCTGTAAAGATGGAGATCGTTGACCATGCGCTGCATGCCCTGTCCGACGAGGTGATGGTTCCTCACTCGGGCTGGGAGAGGGGGAACGAGGGGGGAGAGGAGAGCTGCAAACCCAGACACTTGGAGTGGGAGACGGCACTCACCAACACCACCGGCTGCTTAAG GAATGTGAGCTCGGAGCGAAGCGAGGCCAGGAGGAAGCTGAGGGAGTGCACTGGACTGGTCGACTCGCTCATGTACATCGTCCAGTCACAGATCAACTGTAAAGATGTGGACAACAAG CTGATTGAGAACAGTGTGTGTCTCCTGAGGAATCTGTCCTATCAGGTGCATCGGGAGATACCAGGCTGCGAGCGCTATCAGGAGACGGCTCCTGTCAATCAAGGCCCCGCCCCTGCCCAAAAGGGCGGCTGCTTCAGCTCCCGAAAGGGCAAAG ACGAGTGGTTTTCCAAAG GAAAAAAAGAGGATGATGGAACATCAGATACTATTGACATTCCAAAGAGAAGCACACCAGCCAAAG gttatGAGCTGCTGTTCCAGCCAGAGGTGGTGCGTGTGTACACTTCTCTCCTGAAAGAGAGCAAGAACCCCTCGGTTCTGGAAGCGGCGGCGGGGGCCGTGCAGAACCTGTGTGCGGGCCGCTGGACT TATGGGCGGTACATCAGAGCAGTGGTTAGACAGGAGCATGGCCTGCCGATGATGACCGAGCTGTTGTCTCATGGGAACGACCGTGTGGTCCGAGCCATGTCCGGAGCCTTGAGAAACCTGGCCATTGATGCTCGCAACCGTGATCTGCTAG GGAAGCATGCTGTGCCTAACTTGGTGGCCAATCTGCCAGGCGGTGGTCAGAGTCAGCCTGCGCGCGCGCTCTCGGAGGAGACGGTGGTGTCTGTTCTCAGCACTATGGCGGAGGTGGTCGGCTCCAGCGTGGATGCGGCCAAAACCCTGCGCAGCTCCCAGGGCATCGAGAGACTGGTGCTCATCAACAAAGACGG CAACCGTTCAGATCGGGAGGTGCGTGGCGCTGGGCAGGTGCTGCAGATCGTGTGGGGCTTCAAAGATCTCCGCCGCACGCTGGAGAAAGATGGCTGGAAGAAAACAGACTTCATGGTGAACCTTAACCCTCCTAACAACACCCGCAGCAACGGAGGATACGAGGACAGCACCCTGCCGCTAATAGACCGGG GGGGCAAACAGGACCGAGACATGATTCCTCTTAATGACATGGGACCAG ACGCTTACTCTACAATAGACCAGAGAGGACGGAGAAACACTTTAGATGACACTCTGGATCGCTCCGACAGAGAGGCACCTCAG GGAGGAATGTATGGGGAGAGGCGGGGCTCTTTGCCTCTGTTGGACTCTTATGATGGTTAG
- the LOC113095117 gene encoding catenin delta-1-like isoform X2, translating into MEQCENAASLLASVREQEMQFERLTRALEEERRSVGPSGTLPRPLPTLQNGRVTGDAELERLKLSDGYINGTQYRMLDPGHIVESVTVEEDPRESMPIISVETSDDGTTRRTETTVKKVTKTTTTRTVIPSVSDTLSLDGTGSVTGMPSCNTPMDRVYRPPVGPMDYPTATVPRNYHYGPPGYEDLRSYPHSEAYTSLSRGTRMDDRYRPVDAYRTLDSAYRTHSRPQLDPYTAQPQVGRMGSAMEISGIQRFVPEPYGLEDDQRSLGYDESDYGMGPAMHYSTMPRLAHAHHAPPPRRTGSYEGTLDGDMSGAGDMYYWGGGAPLAQGERGSMASLDSTLRKGPAPTAWRQPELPEVIAMLNYRLDPVKSNAAAYLQHLTFKNDKVKSEVRRLKGIPALVSMLDNPKKEVHYAACGALKNISYGRDPDNKIAIKNCDGIPALVRLLRKTRDQDLTDTITGTLWNLSSHDSVKMEIVDHALHALSDEVMVPHSGWERGNEGGEESCKPRHLEWETALTNTTGCLRNVSSERSEARRKLRECTGLVDSLMYIVQSQINCKDVDNKLIENSVCLLRNLSYQVHREIPGCERYQETAPVNQGPAPAQKGGCFSSRKGKGKKEDDGTSDTIDIPKRSTPAKGYELLFQPEVVRVYTSLLKESKNPSVLEAAAGAVQNLCAGRWTYGRYIRAVVRQEHGLPMMTELLSHGNDRVVRAMSGALRNLAIDARNRDLLGKHAVPNLVANLPGGGQSQPARALSEETVVSVLSTMAEVVGSSVDAAKTLRSSQGIERLVLINKDGNRSDREVRGAGQVLQIVWGFKDLRRTLEKDGWKKTDFMVNLNPPNNTRSNGGYEDSTLPLIDRGGKQDRDMIPLNDMGPDAYSTIDQRGRRNTLDDTLDRSDREAPQGGMYGERRGSLPLLDSYDG; encoded by the exons aacGGCCGTGTCACTGGTGATGCAGAGTTAGAACGGCTCAAATTAAGCGACGGATACATAAACGGGACTCAG TACAGGATGTTGGACCCTGGTCATATTGTTGAGTCGGTCACAGTGGAGGAGGACCCCCGTGAGTCGATGCCAATTATTTCAGTTGAAACCAGTGATGATGGCACCACACGTCGCACTGAGACTACA GTAAAGAAGGTCACAAAGACGACTACCACACGAACAGTCATTCCCTCAGTCTCCGACACACTTTCTCTTGATGGCACTGGTTCAGTCACTGGGATGCCAAGTTGTAATACCCCAATGGACCGTGTGTACAGGCCACCGGTTGGCCCCATGGACTACCCCACCGCTACTGTCCCCCGTAACTACCACTATGGACCACCAGGCTATGAGGATTTGCGCAGCTACCCTCATTCTGAAGCCTACACCAGTCTCAGCCGAGGAACACGAATGGATGACCGCTACAG GCCCGTGGATGCCTATCGCACGCTGGACTCTGCGTATCGCACCCACAGCCGGCCGCAGTTGGACCCGTACACAGCCCAGCCCCAGGTAGGACGAATGGGCAGTGCTATGGAGATCTCTGGCATTCAGCGATTTGTACCAGAGCCATACGGCCTGGAGGATGATCAGAGGAGCCTGGGATACGACGAATCTGATTATGGCATGGGACCAGCCATGCATTACAGCACAATGCCCCGGTTGGCACATGCACATCACGCACCACCTCCACGCCGGACAgg GTCATATGAGGGCACATTGGATGGTGATATGAGTGGAGCTGGTGATATGTATTATTGGGGAGGAGGAGCTCCGCTGGCTCAGGGAGAGAGAGGCAGCATGGCATCATTGGACAGCACTCTGCGTAAAGGCCCCGCCCCCACAGCTTGGAGGCAGCCGGAGCTTCCTGAAGTCATCGCTATGCTCAACTACCGCCTGGACCCTGTCAAAAGCAACGCTGCAGCGTACTTACAACATCTCACTTTTAAGAACGATAAG GTGAAGTCAGAAGTAAGACGACTGAAGGGGATCCCTGCCCTCGTGTCCATGCTGGATAACCCAAAGAAGGAGGTGCATTACGCAGCATGCGGAGCACTCAAGAACATCTCATACGGACGAGATCCAGATAACAAGATAGCCATCAAGAACTGTGATGGAATTCCCGCGCTGGTTCGGCTACTGAGGAAGACGAGAGATCAGGACCTTACCGACACCATAACGG GCACGCTGTGGAACCTGTCGTCTCACGACTCTGTAAAGATGGAGATCGTTGACCATGCGCTGCATGCCCTGTCCGACGAGGTGATGGTTCCTCACTCGGGCTGGGAGAGGGGGAACGAGGGGGGAGAGGAGAGCTGCAAACCCAGACACTTGGAGTGGGAGACGGCACTCACCAACACCACCGGCTGCTTAAG GAATGTGAGCTCGGAGCGAAGCGAGGCCAGGAGGAAGCTGAGGGAGTGCACTGGACTGGTCGACTCGCTCATGTACATCGTCCAGTCACAGATCAACTGTAAAGATGTGGACAACAAG CTGATTGAGAACAGTGTGTGTCTCCTGAGGAATCTGTCCTATCAGGTGCATCGGGAGATACCAGGCTGCGAGCGCTATCAGGAGACGGCTCCTGTCAATCAAGGCCCCGCCCCTGCCCAAAAGGGCGGCTGCTTCAGCTCCCGAAAGGGCAAAG GAAAAAAAGAGGATGATGGAACATCAGATACTATTGACATTCCAAAGAGAAGCACACCAGCCAAAG gttatGAGCTGCTGTTCCAGCCAGAGGTGGTGCGTGTGTACACTTCTCTCCTGAAAGAGAGCAAGAACCCCTCGGTTCTGGAAGCGGCGGCGGGGGCCGTGCAGAACCTGTGTGCGGGCCGCTGGACT TATGGGCGGTACATCAGAGCAGTGGTTAGACAGGAGCATGGCCTGCCGATGATGACCGAGCTGTTGTCTCATGGGAACGACCGTGTGGTCCGAGCCATGTCCGGAGCCTTGAGAAACCTGGCCATTGATGCTCGCAACCGTGATCTGCTAG GGAAGCATGCTGTGCCTAACTTGGTGGCCAATCTGCCAGGCGGTGGTCAGAGTCAGCCTGCGCGCGCGCTCTCGGAGGAGACGGTGGTGTCTGTTCTCAGCACTATGGCGGAGGTGGTCGGCTCCAGCGTGGATGCGGCCAAAACCCTGCGCAGCTCCCAGGGCATCGAGAGACTGGTGCTCATCAACAAAGACGG CAACCGTTCAGATCGGGAGGTGCGTGGCGCTGGGCAGGTGCTGCAGATCGTGTGGGGCTTCAAAGATCTCCGCCGCACGCTGGAGAAAGATGGCTGGAAGAAAACAGACTTCATGGTGAACCTTAACCCTCCTAACAACACCCGCAGCAACGGAGGATACGAGGACAGCACCCTGCCGCTAATAGACCGGG GGGGCAAACAGGACCGAGACATGATTCCTCTTAATGACATGGGACCAG ACGCTTACTCTACAATAGACCAGAGAGGACGGAGAAACACTTTAGATGACACTCTGGATCGCTCCGACAGAGAGGCACCTCAG GGAGGAATGTATGGGGAGAGGCGGGGCTCTTTGCCTCTGTTGGACTCTTATGATGGTTAG
- the LOC113095117 gene encoding catenin delta-1-like isoform X1: MEQCENAASLLASVREQEMQFERLTRALEEERRSVGPSGTLPRPLPTLQNGRVTGDAELERLKLSDGYINGTQYRMLDPGHIVESVTVEEDPRESMPIISVETSDDGTTRRTETTVKKVTKTTTTRTVIPSVSDTLSLDGTGSVTGMPSCNTPMDRVYRPPVGPMDYPTATVPRNYHYGPPGYEDLRSYPHSEAYTSLSRGTRMDDRYRPVDAYRTLDSAYRTHSRPQLDPYTAQPQVGRMGSAMEISGIQRFVPEPYGLEDDQRSLGYDESDYGMGPAMHYSTMPRLAHAHHAPPPRRTGSYEGTLDGDMSGAGDMYYWGGGAPLAQGERGSMASLDSTLRKGPAPTAWRQPELPEVIAMLNYRLDPVKSNAAAYLQHLTFKNDKVKSEVRRLKGIPALVSMLDNPKKEVHYAACGALKNISYGRDPDNKIAIKNCDGIPALVRLLRKTRDQDLTDTITGTLWNLSSHDSVKMEIVDHALHALSDEVMVPHSGWERGNEGGEESCKPRHLEWETALTNTTGCLRNVSSERSEARRKLRECTGLVDSLMYIVQSQINCKDVDNKLIENSVCLLRNLSYQVHREIPGCERYQETAPVNQGPAPAQKGGCFSSRKGKDEWFSKGKKEDDGTSDTIDIPKRSTPAKGYELLFQPEVVRVYTSLLKESKNPSVLEAAAGAVQNLCAGRWTYGRYIRAVVRQEHGLPMMTELLSHGNDRVVRAMSGALRNLAIDARNRDLLGKHAVPNLVANLPGGGQSQPARALSEETVVSVLSTMAEVVGSSVDAAKTLRSSQGIERLVLINKDGNRSDREVRGAGQVLQIVWGFKDLRRTLEKDGWKKTDFMVNLNPPNNTRSNGGYEDSTLPLIDRGGKQDRDMIPLNDMGPDAYSTIDQRGRRNTLDDTLDRSDREAPQGGMYGERRGSLPLLDSYDG; encoded by the exons aacGGCCGTGTCACTGGTGATGCAGAGTTAGAACGGCTCAAATTAAGCGACGGATACATAAACGGGACTCAG TACAGGATGTTGGACCCTGGTCATATTGTTGAGTCGGTCACAGTGGAGGAGGACCCCCGTGAGTCGATGCCAATTATTTCAGTTGAAACCAGTGATGATGGCACCACACGTCGCACTGAGACTACA GTAAAGAAGGTCACAAAGACGACTACCACACGAACAGTCATTCCCTCAGTCTCCGACACACTTTCTCTTGATGGCACTGGTTCAGTCACTGGGATGCCAAGTTGTAATACCCCAATGGACCGTGTGTACAGGCCACCGGTTGGCCCCATGGACTACCCCACCGCTACTGTCCCCCGTAACTACCACTATGGACCACCAGGCTATGAGGATTTGCGCAGCTACCCTCATTCTGAAGCCTACACCAGTCTCAGCCGAGGAACACGAATGGATGACCGCTACAG GCCCGTGGATGCCTATCGCACGCTGGACTCTGCGTATCGCACCCACAGCCGGCCGCAGTTGGACCCGTACACAGCCCAGCCCCAGGTAGGACGAATGGGCAGTGCTATGGAGATCTCTGGCATTCAGCGATTTGTACCAGAGCCATACGGCCTGGAGGATGATCAGAGGAGCCTGGGATACGACGAATCTGATTATGGCATGGGACCAGCCATGCATTACAGCACAATGCCCCGGTTGGCACATGCACATCACGCACCACCTCCACGCCGGACAgg GTCATATGAGGGCACATTGGATGGTGATATGAGTGGAGCTGGTGATATGTATTATTGGGGAGGAGGAGCTCCGCTGGCTCAGGGAGAGAGAGGCAGCATGGCATCATTGGACAGCACTCTGCGTAAAGGCCCCGCCCCCACAGCTTGGAGGCAGCCGGAGCTTCCTGAAGTCATCGCTATGCTCAACTACCGCCTGGACCCTGTCAAAAGCAACGCTGCAGCGTACTTACAACATCTCACTTTTAAGAACGATAAG GTGAAGTCAGAAGTAAGACGACTGAAGGGGATCCCTGCCCTCGTGTCCATGCTGGATAACCCAAAGAAGGAGGTGCATTACGCAGCATGCGGAGCACTCAAGAACATCTCATACGGACGAGATCCAGATAACAAGATAGCCATCAAGAACTGTGATGGAATTCCCGCGCTGGTTCGGCTACTGAGGAAGACGAGAGATCAGGACCTTACCGACACCATAACGG GCACGCTGTGGAACCTGTCGTCTCACGACTCTGTAAAGATGGAGATCGTTGACCATGCGCTGCATGCCCTGTCCGACGAGGTGATGGTTCCTCACTCGGGCTGGGAGAGGGGGAACGAGGGGGGAGAGGAGAGCTGCAAACCCAGACACTTGGAGTGGGAGACGGCACTCACCAACACCACCGGCTGCTTAAG GAATGTGAGCTCGGAGCGAAGCGAGGCCAGGAGGAAGCTGAGGGAGTGCACTGGACTGGTCGACTCGCTCATGTACATCGTCCAGTCACAGATCAACTGTAAAGATGTGGACAACAAG CTGATTGAGAACAGTGTGTGTCTCCTGAGGAATCTGTCCTATCAGGTGCATCGGGAGATACCAGGCTGCGAGCGCTATCAGGAGACGGCTCCTGTCAATCAAGGCCCCGCCCCTGCCCAAAAGGGCGGCTGCTTCAGCTCCCGAAAGGGCAAAG ACGAGTGGTTTTCCAAAG GAAAAAAAGAGGATGATGGAACATCAGATACTATTGACATTCCAAAGAGAAGCACACCAGCCAAAG gttatGAGCTGCTGTTCCAGCCAGAGGTGGTGCGTGTGTACACTTCTCTCCTGAAAGAGAGCAAGAACCCCTCGGTTCTGGAAGCGGCGGCGGGGGCCGTGCAGAACCTGTGTGCGGGCCGCTGGACT TATGGGCGGTACATCAGAGCAGTGGTTAGACAGGAGCATGGCCTGCCGATGATGACCGAGCTGTTGTCTCATGGGAACGACCGTGTGGTCCGAGCCATGTCCGGAGCCTTGAGAAACCTGGCCATTGATGCTCGCAACCGTGATCTGCTAG GGAAGCATGCTGTGCCTAACTTGGTGGCCAATCTGCCAGGCGGTGGTCAGAGTCAGCCTGCGCGCGCGCTCTCGGAGGAGACGGTGGTGTCTGTTCTCAGCACTATGGCGGAGGTGGTCGGCTCCAGCGTGGATGCGGCCAAAACCCTGCGCAGCTCCCAGGGCATCGAGAGACTGGTGCTCATCAACAAAGACGG CAACCGTTCAGATCGGGAGGTGCGTGGCGCTGGGCAGGTGCTGCAGATCGTGTGGGGCTTCAAAGATCTCCGCCGCACGCTGGAGAAAGATGGCTGGAAGAAAACAGACTTCATGGTGAACCTTAACCCTCCTAACAACACCCGCAGCAACGGAGGATACGAGGACAGCACCCTGCCGCTAATAGACCGGG GGGGCAAACAGGACCGAGACATGATTCCTCTTAATGACATGGGACCAG ACGCTTACTCTACAATAGACCAGAGAGGACGGAGAAACACTTTAGATGACACTCTGGATCGCTCCGACAGAGAGGCACCTCAG GGAGGAATGTATGGGGAGAGGCGGGGCTCTTTGCCTCTGTTGGACTCTTATGATGGTTAG